AACGCCGGACCGATGCTCCCCGCGGATGCCGCCAGGCTGCGACCGGTGCTGCAGCGGCACGGCATCCAGGTGCAGGGGCTCGACAAGTTCCCCCGGCTCACCGACTACGTGCAGCCCGCAGGCGTGCGCATCGCGGACGCGTCGCGGGTTCGCCTCGGCGCCCACCTCTCCCCGGGCACCACGGTCATGCACGAGGGCTTCGTGAACTTCAACGCCGGCACCCTCGGCGCGTCGATGGTGGAGGGACGCGTCTCGCAGGGCGTGGTCGTCGGCGACGGCAGCGACATCGGCGGCGGCGCATCCATCATGGGCACGCTCTCCGGCGGTGGGCAGCACCGCGTATCGATCGGCGCGCGCACGCTGCTGGGAGCCAACGCGGGAATCGGCATCTCGCTGGGCGACGACTGCATCGTCGAAGCCGGGCTCTATCTGACGGCAGGCACCAAGGTCGTCATCGTCGATGCGCAGGCCCCGGCAGACGGCCAGCGCACAGCGATCAAGGCCGTTGAGCTCTCGGGCCGCAGCGGGCTGCTGTTCCGTCGCAACTCGCTGAGCGGCGCCGTGGAGGTCGTGCAGCGCTCGGGTCACGGGGTGACGCTGAACGAGATGCTGCACGCCTGACGACGGTGCGCGCTGAGGCCCGCGGTCGCGGCTGCTGTCGGGTGCTCACGATGCGCCCTCAGGCTTGCGGTCGCGGCTGCTGTTAGGCTTGAGTCGACGCCCCTCGCGAAGCGAGACGTCTGCGTCGTCGATACCCCTCCGCACCGGCACCCGGTCGCGGTCACTCGAGCGGCGAAACGATGCGCGATCCCGCGCCGTCGCCCACTTCCGCAGCCACGCTGCGCCTTCCCGGAGATACTCCTATGCCTTCCTTCCTCGATCTCGGCGTGCCCGCCGCGCTGGCTGACGTTCTGACCGCCGACGGCAAGACCGAGCCGTTCGCCATCCAGCGCGACACCCTTCCCGATTCCCTCGCGGGCCGCGACCTGCTCGGCCGTGGGCGCACCGGCAGCGGCAAGACCATCGCCTTCGCCCTGCCGCTGGTGGCCCGTCTCGCCTCGTCCGGCACGCGCCGCCAGCCCGGCCGCCCCCGCGGTCTCGTGCTCGCGCCGACCCGCGAGCTCGCCACCCAGATCGCCGCGACCATCAAGCCGCTCGCCGAGGCCGTCGGCATGCGCGTCACCACCGTGTTCGGCGGCGTCTCGCAGCGCCCGCAGGAGCAGGCGATGCGCAGTGGCGTCGACATCGTCGTCGCCTGCCCCGGCCGCCTCGAAGACCTCATGAAGCAGGGCGTCGTCTCGCTCGGCGGCGTCGAGGTCGCCGTGCTCGACGAGGCCGACCACATGGCCGACCTCGGCTTCCTGCCCGGCGTCACCCGCATCCTCGCGGCCACCCCGGCCGGCGGGCAGCGTCTGCTGTTCAGTGCGACCCTCGACCGCGGCATCGACGCACTCGCGAAGCGGTTCCTCAGCAATCCGGTCAGCCACGAGGTCGACGAGGCCAGCGTGCCCGTCGGCGAGATGACCCACCGCGTGCTCATCGCCTCCGACGCGGATGCCAAGAAGAAGCTCGTAGAGGACCTGGCGTCCGGCCTCGGCCGTCGCATCCTCTTCACCCGCACGAAGCACCACGCCAAGAAGCTGGCCAAGCAGCTGACCTCGGCGGGCATCCCGTCGGTCGACCTGCACGGCAACCTCGGTCAGAACGCACGCGAGCGCAACCTCGCCGCGTTCGGCGCCGACCCCGCGAACGGCGGCGTGCGTGTGCTCGTCGCGACCGACGTCGCCGCGCGCGGCGTGCACGTCGATGACGTCGAGCTGGTCGTGCACGTCGACCCGCCCGTCGAGCACAAGGCGTATCTGCACCGCTCGGGCCGCACCGCCCGGGCCGGCGCTGCGGGCACGGTCGTCACGCTGATGCTGCCCGAGCAGCGCCGCGACGTGAAGGACATCCTGCGCAAGGCGCAGATCACGGTGGGCCTGGAGGACGTGACTCCCGCGATCGTCGACGAGCTGGTCGGCGAGCGCGCACCGAAGATCAAGACCGTCCCGGTCACTCAGCAGCAGAACAAGCCGAAGGCGAAGCCTGCGCAGCAGTCGGCCGGCCAGTCCGGCGCACGCTCCGGCTCCGGCCGTCGTCGCTCCGGTCGCGCCGGCGACACGGCCCAGCGCACGGATGTCGGCCGCGAGCGCGCACGCTCGCACGCCCAGAGCAGCCAGCCGCGCTACTCCACCCAGACCGGATCACCCGCGGGCCAGCAGCGCCAGGGCGACCACGGCGCCGCTCGCCCCTCGACGGGTCAGCAGCACGGCGCGGGACGCGCCCACACCGGCTCGCGCCGCGCCAGCCGGCCGCAGGGACGCTGACGTACAGATCCCCGACTGCGTACTCAGAGCGGCCGTCACATGAGGCGTTCCGCATCCGGCATCCGGCATCCGGCATCCGGCATCCGACATCCGACATCCGGCACAGCCTCGCCACCGTCGAGGCACGGCGCCGATACCACCTCGGCACAGCGCTGCCGCCGTTCGCGGCGCAGCGCTGCCACCGTCAGCACCTCTCAGCGCGAAACGAGTCTCCTGGACTCAGCGCGCCGGGAACGAGCGCTCGGGCGAGCCGACGTAGAGCTGCTGCGGGCGGCCGATCTTGGTCTGCGGGTCGAGGTTCAGCTCACGCCACTGCGCCAGCCAGCCCGGCAGGCGGCCGATCGCGAACAGCACCGTGAACATGCGCGTCGGGAAGCCCATCGCCTTGTAGATGACGCCGGTGTAGAAGTCGACGTTCGGGTAGAGCCGGCGCTCCTTGAAGTAGTCGTCGGCGAGCGCGATCTCCTCGAGCTCCTTGGCGAGGTCGAGCAGCGGATCTGTGACGCCGAGCTCGGAGAGCACCTCGTCGGCGGCCTCCTTGACGAGCTTCGCGCGCGGATCGTAGTTCTTGTAGACCCGGTGTCCGAAGCCCATCAGCTTCACACCGGCCTCCTTGTTCTTCACGCTCTCGACGAAGCGCTGCACGCTCTGTCCGGAATCGCGGATCTGACCGAGCATCGTCAGCACCGCCTCGTTCGCCCCGCCGTGCAGCGGGCCCGAGAGCGCCTGGATGCCGGCCGAGATCGACGCGAACTGGTTCGCGCCCGTCGAGCCGACCAGACGCACGGTAGAGGTCGAGGCGTTCTGCTCGTGATCCTCGTGCAGGATCAGCAGCAGCTCGAGCGCCTTCGACATCACCGGGTTCACCTCGTACGGCTCGCTGTGCACGCCGAAATTGAGCTTCAGGAAGTTGTCGACGAAGCTCAGCGAGTTGTCGGGGTAGAGGAAAGCCTGTCCGACGCTCTTCTTGTGCGCGTACGCGGCGATGACCGGCAGCTTGGCGAGCATGCGCACCATGTTCAGCTCGACGTGCTCGGGGTTGTGCGGGTCGGTCTGGCCCTCGTAGTAGGTCGACAGCGCCGCGACCGCGGATGAGAGCACCGACATCGGGTGTGCGGTGTGCGGCAGAGCCGAGAAGAAATGCTTGAGATCCTCGTGCAGCAGGGTGTGCCGGCGGATCTTCTCGTCGAACTCGGCGAGCTCGGTCGCCGTCGGCAGCTCGCCGTAGATCAGCAGCCAGGCCACCTCGAGGTAGCTGCAGTTCTTCGCGATCTGCTCGATCGGGTATCCGCGGTAGCGCAGGATGCCCTGATCGCCGTCGATGAAGGTGACGGCCGACTTGGTGGATGCTGTGTTCACGAAGCCGTAGTCGAGACCGGTGTAGCCGGTCTGACGCGTCAGCGTCGAGAAGTCGATGCTGTCGGTGCCGCTGCTTCCGCGGACGACGGGGAACTCCGCCGTGGTGTCGCCGATCGAAAGAGTCGCCTTCTCGGGCTGAGCTGCGCTCACGCCAACCTCCTGCTGCGTTCGTCTCGTCGTGGGCGATGAAAGACGCACGCAGCGCCGGTCCAGCAGACCCCATCGCCCCTACAGCCTAGTCGTGACCTCGGCCTACTGTGACATCCGCCAAGAGATGCGGGTCATCACGGCGTGGTACACACAAAAAACTCAGCGATCGGCCCCGCGCAGGCGCTCCGCGGCCTGCTCGACGCGCTCGAGCGGCGCGGTGAGCGACAGGCGCACGTGCTGGGCGGAGTGCTCGCCGTAGAAGTGGCCGGGCCCTGCGAGGATGCCGAGGGATGCCAGGCGGTCCATCGACTCCCAGGCATCACGCCCCTCTGTCGCCCACAGGTACAGGCCCGCCTCGGAGCCGTCGATGCGGAACCCGGCGTCGACGAGCGCCGGCAGCAGCGCGTCGCGGCGCTGACGATAGAGCTGCTTCTGCGCGGCGACGTGCTCGTCATCACGCAGGGCCACGGCCATCGCGTGCTGCACCGGCGCGGGCGGCATCAGGCCGAGGTGCTTGCGCGCAGCGAGGATGTCGCCGATCAGCGTCGAGCAGCCGGCGATGAACGCGGCGCGGTATCCGGCGAGATTGGACTGCTTGCTGAGCGAGTAGACGCTGAGCAGGTTCGCACGGCTGTCGCCTGTGACACGCGGGTCGAGCACCGACGGGATGGCCTGGCTCCGCCACGGGCCGTCCCAGCCGAGCTCGGCGTAGCACTCGTCGCTCGCCAGCACGGCGCCGAGCTCGCGAGCGCGGCGCACCGCGGCGCTCAGCGCCTCGAGGTTCCAGGTGCGCCCGTCGGGGTTGCCGGGGGTGTTGATCCAGATGAGCTTCGCACCCTCGGGCCATTGAGCCGGGTCATCGGCGGCGACGGTCGTCGCCCCGACGACCGCCGCACCGACGGCGTATGTCGGGTACGCGACGCGAGGATGAACGACGACATCGCCCGCACCGAGGCCGAGCAGGAGAGGCAGCAGCGCGACGAGCTCCTTCGAGCCGATCGTCGGCATGACGTTCGCCTCGGTGAGCCCGGGCACGCCGCGCCGGCGGGCATACCAGTCGACGATCGCGTGGCGAACATCGACCGTGCCGACGGTCTGCGGGTACGCGTGCGCGTCGGTGGCCTCGGCGAGCGCGCGGCGGATCACCTCGGGCGTGGGGTCGACCGGCGAGCCGATCGACAGGTCGACGAGGCCGTCGGGATGCTGAGCCGCCCGCTCGCGATAGGGGACGACGGCGTCCCAGGGGTAGTCCGCGAGATCCCGGACCCCCACTCAGTCCCCCTGCGGTGGCAGGACGCTGATCACCGGGTGGTCGAAGTCGTAGACGCCGACCTTGGATGCGCCGCCCGGAGAGCCGATCTCGTCGAAGAACTCGACGTTGGCCTTGTAGTAGTCGGCCCATTCCTCGGGCAGGTCGTCTTCGTAGTAGATCGCCTCGACGGGGCAGACCGGTTCGCAGGCGCCGCAGTCCACGCACTCGTCGGGGTGGATGTACAGCATCCGCTCGCCTTCGTAGATGCAGTCCACGGGGCATTCGTCGATGCAGGCGCGATCCTTGACATCGACGCAGGGAAGGGCGATCACGTACGTCACGGCTTCAGTCTACGACTCCTTAGCGCGCCTCGCCCCGCGGTGCTGCCGCACTCGCCGACAGATCCCTCAGGCGACGGGTGTCCGGCCAGGCCACGATGAGCATGACGATGCCTGCGGCGACGTACATCCAGATATTGCCGAGGGCCGTGTTCGGCACCACGATCGATCCCCCCGGTCCGCGCTGGGAGATCACCAGCAGCAGCGCCATCATGCCCAGTCCCGCGGCGAGCGCGGCCCAGCGATCTCCCGTCAGCGCGCGCAGCGCGATCAGCAGCGCGGCGCAAGCGACGCCGCCGAGGATCATGCCGACGGGGATCGGCCCGATCGTGAAGCTGTGCGCGATGGTGGCGGCGATGCCGTAGACGGCACCGACCAGGGCCGCGGCCAGCCACGAGAGGCCTCGGGAGAGCATTCTGCGCACGGAGTCAGCCTACTGCGCGCCACTGTCCGTCACCTGACGCAGCCCGTGTCACCCGGCGAGCCCGACCAGACGCAGCAGCGCCGCCACAGCCGCAGCGGCGAAGACGACGACGAGGAAGGACTGGCGCATCCACAGCAGACCGGCGGCGACGAGGACGGCCGGCACCCTGGCATCCACCATCACCGCCTGCCCGGCGCCCAGCGACTGCACCGCGACGAGCGCGCCCAGCAAGGCGACGGTGAGCAGATCCGAGATCCGTGCCGGCCTTGGCGCCTCCAGCAGGCCGGCCGGCACGAGGTACCCGGCGGCTTTCAGCCCGACGCAGATGCAGGCCGCGAGCAGCACAGCGCTCCACACCGTCATGACGTCGCCTCCGCCGTCGTCTCTGGGCGCCCCAGCCAGTTGAACCAGCCGACGACGACCGCGACGAGCGCGGCGACGAGCACCGGGAGACCGGGCAGGAGAAAGGGCGTGAGGCCGGCGGCTACGACCGCGGCGGCCACACCGACGGCGATCGCCTGCCGTTCCCGGAGCCGCGGCCAGAGCAGCGCGAGGAACGCGGCGGCGGCCGCCGCGTCGAGGCCCCACGTCTTCGGGTCGCCGAGCACGTCTCCCAGCAGGGCGCCGGCGAGCGTCGTGAGGTTCCAGCCGACGAGCACCCCGAGGCCGGTGAGCCAGAACCCGAGACGACGCAGGTGCGGCGTCTCCTGCGAGATGGCGACGGCTGTCGACTCGTCGATGGTGACGTGGGCGGCCGCCGCCCGGCGCCAGAAGCCGCCGCCGATGATCGATGACATGCGCATGCCGTAGGCGACGTTGCGCACGCCGAGCAGCGCGGCCGATGCGATCGCCGAGGGAAGAGCCGCGATGCCGCCGGCACTGAAGACGCCGATGAAGGCGAACTGCGAGCCGCCGGTGAACATCAGCAGGCTCAACACGCAGGTCTGCCAGACATCGAGCCCGGATGCCACTGATAGCGCGCCGAACGAGATGCCGTACGCGCTGGTGGCGATGGCGACCGCGAGGCCCTCCCGCCACACCTCCCTGCTGGCGCGGTCCGGCGGCCCTGTTCGCTCGGATGAACGCATGGACATCATTGTGAACAGCTATAAACGTCCAGTCAAATCGAACGATCGTTTGCCATAATGAACACATGGATCTGCGCGAACGTCTTGCCCTCGCCCTGCGCCGGGAGCGGGAGGGAGCCGGCTTATCGGTCTCCGAGCTCGCCAGACGAGCAGGAGTCTCGAAGGCGACCGTCTCGCAGCTCGAAGGGGGATCCGGCAACCCCAGCGTCGAGACGCTGTGGGCCATCGGTGTGGCATTGGGCGTGCCGTTCGCGACCCTGGTCGACGACCGTGCGCCGACGGCGCGGCTGATCCGTCTCGGAGATCATGCGGGGGTGCCGTCAGCGGCATCCCCCTATCTCGCCACACTGCTGTCTGCGGCGGCACCGGGCACGCGCCGCGACATCTACCTCATCCAGGCCGAGCCGGGCGAACCCAAGCGCTCGCTGCCGCACCATGCGGGCACGACCGAGCACATCGTGCTGATCAGCGGCGAGGCGCTGGTCGGACCCGATGAGGCGCCCGAGCTGCTGCAGCCGGGCGACTACCTGTCGTACGCCGGCGACGCGCCGCACATCTTCGACGCGCGCAGTCCCGGCACCAGCGCGGTGCTGGTGTCGGAGCTGCGCTGACGTCTCGGCGGCTCAGTACCAGTTGACCGCCTGCGAGTGGCCCCAGGCCGCGCACGGCGAGCCGTAGGCGCGGTCGATGTAGCCCAGCCCCCAGGCGATCTGCGTCGCGGCGTTGGTGCGCCAGTCGGCGCCGGCGCTGGCCATCTTGCTCCCAGGGAGCGACTGCGGGATGCCCGTGGCCCCGCCGTTGGGGTTGTAGGCCTGGTAGTTCCAGCCCGACTCCTTGGTCCACAGCTTCGCCAGGCACGAGAACTCGCCCTCGCCCCAGCCGTAGCGCTCAGCGGCCATGGCGCGCGCGGTCGCCTTCGCGCCCTCGGGCGTGTTCGCCGCCGCCAGGCGAGCCTGCTCCTCAGCCGCTCGTCGTGCGGCTTCCTCGGCGGCGATGCGCTCGGCCTCCGCCTTCGCGCGCGCTGCCTCCGCAGCCACGCGTGCGGCCTCCGCTTCCTTCCCGGCGGTCAGCGCGTTCTGCAGGTCGGAGGTCTTCGACTGGACGATGGTGGTGCCCAGCACCACATCGGCCGTGAGGTCGGCGACCTCTTCAGACGACAGCTGATCGGTCTTCACGAGCTTCTTCACGTCGGCCGTCAGCTCGCTGAGGTCGATCTCGGTCTGCTCGGTCGGCAGCGAGAACTCGACCTGGGCGACCACGTTGTTCAGCGACGCGGCGTTCACCAGGGCGATCTTGCCGTGGTCCGCGGCGTCGGCCGCCTGCTCGAGGGCGTGCTCGGAGGGGGTGGCGCCGATCGCGGCGGGGGCGAAGACCGCGCCGGCCGCGGCCGTGGCGGTCAGCACCGCGGCGATGGCGACGGCGATGAACGGACGCCGCATGCGGGAGGGGGCGGATGCCAGGTGTGCGACGCGCTCGGACGCACGGGTGTTCTGGATATCGATCATGGGGTGAGGTTCGACCTTCGGGTTGTCGACGGCCCGGACCCCTCGGGGCGCGCTCATCGGGAGCGCCGTATCCCGGGCACGAGAGACAAGCCTGTCCCCTGCACCTGGACGCCACCCTGCTCTCATCTGGACAGAACGTGCGCGCTTCCCGAGAATGACGCGCCACAGCACTCGGGGAAGTATGTTATGCGTTCGTTACTTTCCATACGCGCGGGCTGACCCGATGCCCGGCGTCGACGCCCGCTTTCAACGCTGAGGCCCCCTTGCAGCGACGCCGCCCGGAGGGGCGCGGATGCTGCGAGGGGGCCTCGACGAACAGCAGGCGGGTCAGGCGTTGGCGTCCTGACGCTTCAGGCGCGACGCCTCGCGACCGCGGGTGGTCTGGTCGAGGATCACCTTGCGGATGCGCACGGCATCCGGCGTCACCTCGACGCACTCGTCTTCGCGGGCGAACTCGAGCGACTCCTCGAGCGACAGGATGCGCGGCGGGGTCATCGACTCGAACGTGTCGGCCGTGGAGGAGCGCATGTTGGTGAGCTTCTTCTCCTTGGTGATGTTCACGTCCATGTCGTCGGCGCGCGAGTTCTCGCCGATGACCATGCCCTCGTAGACCTCTTCGGTGGGCTTGACGAAGAACGACATGCGCTCCTGCAGGGCGATCATCGCGAACGGGGTCACGACGCCGGAGCGGTCGGCGACGATCGAGCCGTTCTGACGCGCGACGATCGAGCCCGCCCATTCGTCGTAGCCGTGCGAGATCGCGTTGGCGATGCCGGTGCCGCGGGTGATCGAGAGGAACTCGGTGCGGAATCCGATCAGACCGCGGGAGGGCACGATGAACTCCATGCGGATCCAGCCGGTGCCGTGGTTGACCATGTTGTCCATGCGGCCGCGACGGTTCGCCATCAGCTGCGTCACCGCACCGAGGTGCTCCTCGGGCACGTCGATGGTGAGGTGCTCGTAGGGCTCGTGCACCTTGCCGTCGATCTTGCGGGTGACGACCTGCGGCTTGCCGACGGTGAGCTCGAAGCCCTCGCGGCGCATGTTCTCGACGAGGATGGCGAGCTGCAGCTCACCGCGGCCCTGCACCTCCCACGCATCCGGACGCCCGATGTCGTTCACGCGCAGCGACACGTTTCCGATCAGCTCGCGGTCGAGACGGTCCTTCACCATGCGAGCCGTCAGCTTGTGACCCTTGACCTTGCCGACCAGCGGCGAGGTGTTCGTGCCGATCGTCATCGAGATCGACGGCTCGTCGACCGAGATCTGCGGCAGCGGGCGCACGTCCTCCGGGTCGGCGATGGTCTCGCCGATCATGATGTCCGAGAAGCCCGCGATGACGGCGATGTCGCCGGGCCCGGCCGACTCGGCCGGGTAGCGCTCGAGCGCCTTGGTCATGAGCAGCTCGGTGATGCGCGCGTTCTGAGTGGTGCCGTCCTGACGCACCCAGGCGACGGTCTGACCCTTCTTCAGGGTGCCGTTGAAGATGCGCAGCAGGGCCAGGCGGCCGAGGAAGGCCGACGAGTCGAGGTTGGTGACCCACGCTTGCAGCGGAGCCTCGTCGTCGTACGACGGGGCCGGCACGTGCTCGAGGATCGCCTCGAACAGCGGCTCGAGATCGTCGTTGTCGGGCAGTTCGCCGTTCGCGGGACGGTTGCGGGAAGCGGCTCCCGCGCGACCGGAGGCGTAGACGACCGGAACGTCGAGCAGCGCGTCGACGTCGAGGTCGGGCACGTCGTCCTGCAGGTCGCTGGCCAGGCCCAGCAGCAGGTCGTGCGCCTCTTCCTCGACCTCGGCGATGCGGGCGTCGCCGCGGTCGGTCTTGTTGACCAGCAGGATGACGGGCAGCTTGGCCTCGAGCGCCTTGCGCAGCACGAAGCGAGTCTGCGGCAGCGGACCCTCGGAGGAGTCGACCAGCAGCACGACGCCGTCGACCATCGACAGCGCGCGCTCGACCTCGCCGCCGAAGTCGGCGTGACCGGGGGTGTCGACGACGTTGATCGTCACCGGCCCCTCGCTGTGCTTGCCGTTGTAGGTGATCGCCGTGTTCTTGGCGAGGATCGTGATGCCCTTCTCACGCTCGAGGTCGTTCGAGTCCATCGCGCGCTCTTCGACGTGCGCGTGCTCGCCGAACGAGCCGGTCTGACGGAGCATGGCATCGACGAGCGTGGTCTTGCCGTGGTCGACGTGTGCGACGATCGCGACGTTTCGGAGGTCAGAGCGGAGGGCGTGCGCCATTCAAGAAGTCCAATGCGGATTTGGTGTGAGATGGGGTGCCGCGTGCGCCGGATGAACGAGAGCGACGTTCCAGAATAGCGCACGCTCTCTGAACAGTGCCTGACGCGTTCGAATCGCTGAAACGGCGCCGATCGGGCGTGGATGCGGCCGATTGAGCTATCCGAACGGTCGCATCTACGATCAAGAGGGTGACGGCGACCAGGACGCGGCTGTGGTGGGAGATCGGCATCGTCCTCGCTCTGGGGCTCGGCCAGTCGGCGGTGTACGCGGTCGTACAGCTCGCCTACCGGCTCACCGACTCCACTCCCCTGGCCGATCAGACCGCGACGCTGAACCCCTCGCGCAGCGACCGTGAGGTCTTCGACCTCATCTATCAGCTGCTCTCGATCGGCTTCGGCGTCATGCCCGTGCTGCTGGTCTGCTTCCTGCTCTGGCGGTCACGCAGGCCGCATCTCGGGATGCTCGGACTCGACGGCACGAGACCCGCGCGCGACATCTGCTGGGGCCTCGGGCTCCTGGCCGTCATCGGCATCCCGGGGATGGCGCTCTACTTCGTCGGCCGCGCGCTCGGCTGGTTCGTGGCCGTCGACCCGGCAGGCCTCGACGCCCACTGGTGGACGGTGCCGGTCCTGCTGCTGTCGGCGGCTCGGGCATCGATCCAAGAGGAGTTCGTCGTGCTCGGCTACCTGTTCGCCAGACTCAGGCAGCTCGGCTGGGGCATGTGGCCGATCATCGTCGCGACCAGTGCGCTGCGGGCCACCTATCACCTCTACCAGGGTCCCGGTGCGTTCGTCGGCAACCTCGCGATGGGGCTGCTGTTCGGCTGGCTGTTCGCTCGGACCGGGCGTCTGATGCCGTTCCTCGTGGCGCACTTCGCGATCGACGCGACCGTCTTCGTCGGGTACCCGTGGGCGGCCGATACGTGGCCGGCGCTGTTCGGTCTCTCCGGCTGAAGGTCGCGCGCCTCAGGCGCGCGTGACCAGCACGGCCGTCACGGCCCAGGCGATGAGGACGAGCAGGGCGATGATCGCCGGGAAGTCCCACCCTCGTCGCACGGGCGGGACCGGCGTGACGTTCACCGCGCTCGCCTTCGCCTTGCGCAGCGCCGCCACGGCATCGTCAGCGCGTCCGTTGGCGTCTTCCTTGGTGCGTCCAGGGCCGAGACGCTG
The window above is part of the Microbacterium sp. nov. GSS16 genome. Proteins encoded here:
- a CDS encoding CPBP family intramembrane glutamic endopeptidase, translating into MTATRTRLWWEIGIVLALGLGQSAVYAVVQLAYRLTDSTPLADQTATLNPSRSDREVFDLIYQLLSIGFGVMPVLLVCFLLWRSRRPHLGMLGLDGTRPARDICWGLGLLAVIGIPGMALYFVGRALGWFVAVDPAGLDAHWWTVPVLLLSAARASIQEEFVVLGYLFARLRQLGWGMWPIIVATSALRATYHLYQGPGAFVGNLAMGLLFGWLFARTGRLMPFLVAHFAIDATVFVGYPWAADTWPALFGLSG